The region GACAGCTCTCGCTGTCGCATCAGCCCAAACGGCAGCGCCTGGGGCTCCAGCTTTACGTCCGGCTAAAGCTCCAGCCGGCGGGAAGATGACGAGGGAGTTTCTGCCTCGcgtggcaggactcgcccgccGAGGTCAGCTTCCCCCGACACAGGTGAACCAATTCAAGACCTCATTGGCTAGGTCAGGGCCCAATAAGAAGATGCCACGCACTGTTGTTCAGAATCTGCGGGTGCTCGAGAATAGGACCGCCACCACCTGCGGAAGTGGTGACGCCAGCgacctgatcgatcagattaGTGAAAGACATGCAGAATGGATGGCGGAGATGCCGAAATCCAGCTTCACGTACTTTGGGCGGACAGATAATGACGTCAACGCCCCGTTAATGGAAGATCATTTTCCAGACGGACGCACGACCAGACGGGGCTCCACTTTTTCCGAAAAAACCCATGATGTAGCTTTCAATCTCGCTAGTGGGCCCGAGAAAAGCGAAGTACCAATACCCTCAGCCTCGTTGGTCGCTTCTGACCAAGCGGCCGTGGATGCGTTTGCGGAGAGCTACCAGAAGTTGGTCGTAGGCCACAACCATCTGAAAAAGAAGCTCGCAAAGCTGACGTTGCTGAACAGATGGGGAGCCAATATTCAATGCATCATCGATCCGCTAGAGGACGCTGAAGGAGGAGGCCCACCACCGATACTCCCAACACCAGCGAAACCATCGACCAAGACCACCACCAACGCCAAGGCCAACGAGGCCAAGGTAAAAGAGGAACAGGACTACGAGTCCTCAAGCAGCTACTACACGCCCCCCACCAGCTTCAGATCCATCAGCCGCATCCATCAGCGTCTGACCATCAGGAAAATGGAACTCCGGCACGTTACGGGTGAGGCTATGGTAATGCAGGAGTGTCGCACCTTCGCCAGGGTCCAGACTTTCGGCGTGATCGAGGAGTACAGTTTGAACTTGAATAGCATCATGAACGCAATGAATCCTGAGCCTGATCCCGATCCAAACTCCGATCCATATACCGAAAAAGATCAGGAGATCATACTGCTACCTACTCCGgttcctgctgctgattcCAATGCTGCTCCttgtggtgctggtgctggcgccTACTCCGATATAATTCAACAGATGAACACCATGTGCCGCATCGCTCACGAGAAGATGGTGAAAAATGCCAATAACGACAAAGAAAAGGATATCTGGGCACAATTCTTTACCGAGATGGGACCTAGATTCATTCGATCGGCATCGACTGGCAATCGAGAGACGGAGATACCGTCTTGCGAATTTTTGGACTTATTGCACTCGAGGGCGCCGATGCATTCGATGTTGACATGCTTGACATCCAATGGCATCTCTACGCAAGCGCCCGAATATGAAGGTGAGAATGGATGGACCTCGACGATGGTCGAGCGCCTTCTGGTGACGGCGCTATCCTCTCTACCCATTCCCATAAAGGTGCATACCGGCACCCAGACAGAGATGCCAGAGGATCAACCCCGGCCAACCACACCAAGACGCTCTGGTCCCAAGGCGACGAGGCAGGTGACAGTCGACAAAAAGGGTGTAGAAGTTTTCAAGAGAGTTCTGGTGGGGACAACCCAGATGCTGTTGTTCATAATGCTGATCGTGGCCTGTAGCTATCCGGAGATCCGATGCCTCCCCAATTGACGTTCCACAATGACTCAGATatcaaaattttgttttccaCACTTCGTTTCCGCAAACCCGCTCAAAAAGAGAGTGGATCCAGAGGGAAAAATCAATGCTGATATATAAATTCTTGTGTTTGAGTCGATTATGCCCCATAGAAACATGCCcgaaactgaaaaaaaaacaaattcgaagtctatattatttattttgcattcaagcatttatttattttcgtatGAGTATGTTCTCAAATTGCAGATTTCCAAGAAGACAGAAATAGCGAAACGGTTCAAGTCAGTGATATATGAATCTAGGTAAGCAATCAGCATAGTGCTGGGGTAgtagagaaaagaaaagatagaAGAGAAACGAAGATAACTAAGCGGCAATGAAGCCgttaaaatcaaaattaaaatattaaaaaaggcCTATAACGAGGAAGTAAAGGAGTACAGTAAAATGAATATTACATTATAAGAAGAAATATGTCGTTATATTTTGGAAATATTACAATAACGTGTTGGTACGTCCAATTCTGCTGTCGTTTATTCGAAATGGATGACTTTATTATTGAAAACATTcaaaataatcattatttaCAGACCGTGTTCAAATAATAAAGATATAGTCGTTGGACAGCGAAATAGTATGGAATCGGTTATGAATAGAAAGGGTGCATTGCgttgtgagagagagagaggaagagaaagagcGGGAGCTAgagagtgtgtgcgtgcgtgagTGGAGAGCATGTGGAAGAGATCGTTCAGTTCATTTAAGCTCTTCCCAGTATTtccagctgctgttgccagaACCTTCCCGGCTTCACATCCCCATTCCCCttcctttcttctttcttttattgcgtcgcttgttcttttttcttctgcttGCAATGCAAAGTGCATTaagccgctgttgctgccgctgcctctgcctctgcctcagctgACGCTCCTCTTAGCCGTGATTCCTGGCGCGGCTATAAATGACAGGGTCCATGCGCATTTCCCTTTCAGTATCGAGCTATCGGCGCAGGCGCAATGAACCGCTGGCTAACCTGTGGGTGCCTCTGCCTCcccagccaccgccacacATCCCGATCCCTAATCTCTCCCGCTCTTCTCAGTTCTACTTTTAGTTGGAGTGCTATCTGTCCCCGGAGGGTGGGGCAACACCATCCAGGAGCGCAATCTATTCGCCACGGAGCTGTTCCAGACCCTGGCCACGGACCGGCAGGACGAGAATGTGATCATCTCGCCGGTGTCCATCCAGCTGGCCTTGGGCCTGGCCTACTACGGGGCGGAGGGCAGGACCGCCACGGAGCTGCAGAAGACGCTGCACGCCTCGGCCAAGGAGAGCAAGGACGGGCTGGCCGAGACCTACCACCGACTGCTCCACTCCTACATCAAGTCCAAGACGGTGCTGGAGATCGCCAACAAGGTGTACACGCGGGAGAACCTCAAGGTGGCGTCCCACTTCCGGGAGGTGGCCCAGAAGTACTTCGATTCGGACGTGGAGGCGCTGGACTTCAGCCGCGAGACGGAGGCCGTCGACCGCATCAACGCGTGGGTGAAGCAGGAGACCCAGGACAAGATCGAGCGGGTGGTGGACAGCCTGGAGCCGGACACAAACGTGGCTCTGGTCAACGCCATCTACTTCAAGGCCCGTTGGGCGCGGCCCTTCAACGATGAGGACACCCGCGACCGCGACTTCTGGCTCGGCGAACGCCAGTCCATTCAGGTGCCCACGATGTTCGCGGACAACTGGTACTACTACGCCGACTACCCGGAGCTGGACGCCAAGGCCATCGAGCTGTTCTTCGAGAACATCAACATGACCATGTGGTTCATCCTGCCCAACCAGCGCACCGGCCTGCGATCCCTCGAGGAGAAGCTGAAGGGCGTGGACTTCAAGCTGCTGGAGGACcgctggcagtggcagagtgtGTCCGTCTATCTACCCAAGTTCAAGTTCGAGTTTGACACGGATCTGAAGCCCACTCTGAACAAGGTAAGAGGGATTATGACTGGATTCACTGCATCCTCATCTCAATTTTGTTCTGCTTTCGAAGATGGGCATCAGCGCCATGTTCTCGGATTCGGCTGACTTTAGCAACATCTTCGAGGACTCGCCCATTGGCACTCGAATCAGCAAGGTGCAGCACAAGACCTTCATCGATGTGAACGAGATCGGCTGCGAGGCTGCAGGCGTCAGTTGTAAGTAGCATCCAGAATACCGACTCCCTTCTCGGACTATGCCCATAATACTCTGTACTTTAGATGCCGCTGGAGTCCCCATGTCGCTGCCCCTGGATCCGAAGACCTTTGTGGCCGACCATCcgtttgtgtttattatacGCGACCAGCATGCGGTCTACTTTACGGGACACATTGTCAAGTTCTAGATATATGTATTCCCATATCATCAGCATTTCATCAATCAATCACTATAACTATGCAAATACATTTGTAATCGCTtcattaatgaataaattggAAGCTCTCCACTAGATTTAAAAGGTCACGGCTGTGCAATATGGTGTATGGGTCTCGTTATTGCACTGTTTATCGGAGACAAGTTTCACCACTGAAAGGAAAACCTGCTATAGGGGGAGGCATAATGGGCTAGCTTTCTTCGATCCTTACCGCTCATTCCCTTCACCTTGCGGGCACAGTTGAATATTTTGATGGTACACAGTTCCGTGTTGAAGTAGCAGCCATTGAAGGCACAAACCATCGTTCCGTCGGGAGTCGGGCAGGTGTTCGGGCATAGCCTTTCGGGCGTAGCCTCTTGGAAGGCTGCTTGGATGAGGGCGAATACTGCAATGAAGGATTGTAGTAAAGTGTTGTGGAAATCCTCCTAAATTGCTAGACGATACCAAAGAGGAGCACTGCAACGAGCTTCATGTTCGATCGATCCATGAAAATGATTCTAAAAACTTAAAAGTTCTTCCAAAGTGGCAGGCGTGACTTCCAGCCATGCCAAATCCATTATAATGGGTTAAAGAATCAAATTATGATAAATGCAAGTCACAGAAAACCACTTTGGTACTAGCGATGGGGTATTTGTGTTCGGTGTTTACCTCAATCCTGTATGTACCTTGGGTTCATTGGTGGCGGCCAGGGATTTTACTGATATTTCATGGCGTGGTCATGTTTACAGAGACCCGTCAGTGGGACTCTTTTATTGGCCTTTACGaaagctaaaaataaacataaaagcCGTGgaataaatatgaatattatgGAAGTCAATTGCAATATTTAACTCGAAACTGAAAAACGGAACGTGcgacccaaaaacaaaaaaatttcaagtGGGGAGAAATTTAAGCTGGATCGAAAACTGGAATCCGACCACTGCATGCTCTTCCCCGCCATACACGATTCCATCAAGATTTCGTTGGATTATTCTTcctccgccccccccccctcccggtGGGCAAGGCCCGTCTAGGATCTGGGATTAGTTAAATGAACTGTCAGATATAAGAAGAAACGAGTTTCTGCTTCAAAACAATCAAGATCTCTAGCCCTTCTCTGGAGTGGCAGGCAGTACTTgcagacagggacagagataTTTCTGGCATTTTTTTAAAagcgcctgcgcctgcgcctgtgcctgtgcctgcacctgcacctgctgctgctggtgcactgggaaggggaaggggttAGGTTATTCGTTTTAAAATTCCGCTCACAAAacgagaaaacaaagaaagaaaaggagaaacaGAAGAAACAGGGAGAACTTGTCAGGGCGCACATAAACAATTCTAACAAAGGGACGGACACTCGAGAGGAGACATGCCACATGCGAAGCGTTCCAAGAGGGAGCACTGCAGGAATTACAATtacaacggcagcagcaaggTGTATTCATGCAGGGTGAACCATTCACAGAAAGTGCTCTAACGTCAGTTGCATTCTGCATTTTGTAGCTTCCCTTGATTCAATATACTTTGCACAGGGAAGGGAAGAgctgcctgtgtctgtgttcCCAGTATCAATCGTTCTGCGATTACCAGTATTTCCAGTGCCGAAAGAGCGAGCGCTCGGGAGAGCGACCCCCAGTGGGAGAGCGTGCTAGTCGGCGCACGACTCCCCGATTGGAGTTCGTCGTTGGGGCCGATCGCAGCGCGCCGTCAGTCTGCTTTCAGACACGATCACGCGCGCGCACTCTCGCCCCACGTTGAAAAGTCCATGCTGCGCATGCGCGAAACGGAGTGAAAGAAACGTTATTGCAACCACGACTGCCCCCGCGTTTTGGGCTGGCCTTCTTATCAAGTGGCGAGGATCGGATCCGGGGCAGCTGTCTCTCCCGCCCGGGGCTTGCGTGTGCACCGTCCCGTGCTACTGCTAAAGGAGttttaatgaataaaaaatatatacatatatgcaacaAGTTGGCCGCGGCCGCTTCCACTACCGCAaccgtacgagtatatgtatatcattgtatgtgtgtgtgcgtctcagtctgtgtttttgtgtgttttggtgAAGTAAGAAAATGTGCATCAATTATTTTAAATGGTCAACTTAATGCCCCTGTTCCAGTACCGCGGCGTCAGTCCATGTCCCTGCCACAGCGCGACATCCAATCAGCGCGAAATGTCCGCCACTTTGTGCGACTTGCCCCCAAACACAGATCCCCAGCAGTAAACACAATTACGGCGAATGGAAGCCAAACGTAATTCGGGTCCGCGAACCAGTTTCTAGTGCCAATCCACCAATCGACAGGCACACtgcacctccacctccacatccacatccagtCCGGCCAATGTTTCTCCCAAGAAACACAACTGCAAAAAAGTTatagccaaaaagaaaaaaacctaATAATAAATACGCCTAAGCTCAAATTGTTGTCAGTTTTGTGCGGCTTTCGTTGATTTATGTCCGCGATTAAAGGaaacacagcaacagcagaaaagTCAGAAAAGCAGCGACAGAATAcgataataaataaatccgAGGAGAAATATGTGCCACAAGGCTGCACCCCACCCTTGCCCCAAGTGAATAAACCCCCCGCCCCACAGTGAGATACCTATGAATGCAAATCAAGCGAAAAACAAAGCCACAAGGCAACAGCTGATAAAACGCCAGAGATAAGCAAAACAAGGATAAATCCCCACCATGGATAAACCCAATCAGATGCCCATGGAGCTAGAGAGGTGAGTGTGccccaaaaacaaattgatttgaaatgtGTACATTTTATGCAGCCGAGGAGCTCATGAACCAATAGGATGTATCGCTTCTCAAAGATTGTGCACTTTTCATTAGCTAACATCGAAAGAAAACACTTAACACCTCTCCAGATAGGTTTCACGcgaatttaataaatttattactGTCAATCCAACCAAAATTTTGCTTTTTATAAAGCTTTTATTTAGCTGTTTGCTTGGGAATTATTCAACAATATAgttaacaaaaaatataaagtaTTCAAGAGTCCGCCTCAGACATACGCATAGTTGGCTATGTGCCCGATGAAGGCTATCGAGTCCCTGTACTTCACAGCAAACACGAACGGATGATCGGCCTCGAACTTCTTGGACCTCGAGAAGAGGCCCTTGAGAACTATTTTTGGTAGGAGGGAATTCAGTATACATATAGCATATAAAGGCTATAGAGGGACACAATGGTCCGTATACTCACCGCCTGATTCTAGGGGCTGTTCCACTCCCGCCTCCGACACCTCAACATTGGCCTTGTGCTCCACGGCATTGATGAAGTGGCTCACGAACATGCGGTACATGTTGCTGAAGTCCCCGTCGCGGGAGAACATGGTGTGGACACCCAGCTATGTATGCGGCAGAGGAAGACAAATACTTCAGTTCAGTTCTATTCGGGGATACGAGCGGAAAAACTCACCTGTTTGAAGGGTTTctccaggcccaggccaaaGGTAACGCTGAATTTGGGCAGCAGCACCTCCACCTTCTGCTGGCTCATCTCTCCGATCTCCGCGAGTAGGTTCTTTCCCACCAAGGACTGCTGGAGGGATCTCAGACCATCCTTGCGGttgggcaggagcagcagcatcgagaAGTCCGCGTTCTGGTAGGGCAGCTCCACGACCTTGGCGTCCAGGGTGCGCACTTCGGCATAGTTAAAGTTCTGCAGGGTCCACATGGTGTCCACGCGCACGGACTGTCCGTTGCCGGTGCGGAAGGAGCGCTTCTCGGTCTTGTCCAGCTTGAAGGCCTTCTGCCAGGGCGCCGCAAAGGAGACTCCATTCACGATGACGCCCTCGGTGCGATCGTTGAGCAGCTCGGCCGCGAGGATGTCGGTTATCTTTCCATTGGTCTTGGTGGCGATCGCTCGGTTGATGCCATCCGCTGTCCGCTTGTTGTACGGCGGATGGAAGTCCAGCTTGTCGATGTTTGAGTCGAACTGGCGCTGGGCCACGTCCCGGAAAGAGCCCTTGAACTCCAGGTTCTCGTTGATGTAGATGTTGTTGGCCAGCCGCAGATTGTTGTCGCGTGTCAGCGACTGCTGGTAGCTGCCAAAGCGCTGGCTCACCTGGTCGACATCGCCTGGGCCCAACCGCAAGCCCTGCTGGAGCTCGCTGGCCGTCTGACCCTTGGCTCCCACGAAGGCCAAAGCCATGGAGCTCTGGATGCTAGCCGGCGAAATCACAACGTTCTCATTCAGGTGGTCGGCGCCCACCGCATTGTAGAGATCAGCGGCCAGCAAATTGCGATCAATCGAGGGATCAAAACCTGCGTTGGTCTTTGCATGCGAGAGGCTCACGAGGAACACTAAAGGAATGGAGCGAATGCATGGTGTTAGTTTGTTAGCGACACTTCCCCTACTTTCCCCAAGCAGCGAGTATAAGCCTTCAGGAGCGAATGCCTTTATCATAAGTAGTCATAAGAACATTCTGACTGCTCTGTCCAACGACACGTCCGCAAGGGCACATACTAAATGTTTCAGGCCACAAGATTGTCCCCTCCTCTATATGGAATATTGTGGATCTGAACCCATAAAACCCTCAAACCAGATCGTATGAGTATCTGCGTATAAATTGGAGCTTACGTAATAGGCAGCTGACGATGACAGCCATGGTCGTTGAATTTATATGTGTATACGTATGTCGTATAAATGGTTGATGGGGCGGCTCCTCCACTGATTCGCACTTGCGACAGACCCGATCGCGTCGGAATGTGAACTGAACGGGCAGTCGCCCGTCGATCCGCCTTGGAGGCTGTGCGCGATGGGACTCTCATcgaattcaattcaattcaattccaagcggagctctctctctttttcggGGTCTGAGAGGCGCAGACGGACGGAGTGTTTACAAACCATTTGTCACCTTTGGCTTACTTCGGTCTTCGTTTATTTGCTATGAACTAAAACTGATTTGAGCTCAACTCAGGGACTGATAAGGCGATAACCCCAAAGGCTGGAGTCAGTCGCGTTGAACAGAATGTGAATATGCATTAGGCGGCCGAGGGCACTCAGATGTCGACGATGTggccggccagcagcagggtCTTGTCATTGCCGATGGCGTAGAAGAACGGATGATTGATGACCAGGGGCAGGGCGCGTCGAAACAGATCCCCAAAGGCTGTAAAGACGGCAGCTGATTAAAGAGAGGCTTCTTCTTCGGATACGATACCCAGCCGGATCACAGTCCACTTACAGAACGAGTCGCCGGCGGAGCCGCcctcctcctgcagctccagcagcgtGCTCTGGGCCATCTCGCCCAGATGGGGGGCCGAGCTGGCAAGCAGCGAACTGAAGACTTCGCTCAGCTGAGCCTCCGCTGTGAAGAGTCTCGTCAAGCCGGACTGCAAGACAAACATGGAAGGGGGGATGTGGCTTACAGACTCTACTAGCTCAGACGGAAACGCCCTATTTCCTCACCTCTTTCAGAACCTTGGCGAGTTGTGCGTGCACCAACACCTGGAACTTGGGCAGTGTGAGGGCTATCTTGCGCTCTTGCATCTGTCCTCTGAGATACTGCAGATCGTACTtccccagctgctgctccagctccgacAGGCCATCGGCCCGCCTCGGGAAGATGAGGAGCAGCCGCAGATCGGCTGTGGCAAAGGGCAGCTCGATCAGCTCCGCGTCCAGAGCGGCTACCTCCGCATACCTAAAGCGATGCTGCCCAAACATGGCCTCCACCAGCTTGGGTCGCTGTCCCTCGCTGAAGAAATTGATGCGCTGCGTTTCGTCCGGGTCGAAGCTCTGGGCCCAGGGTGCCCGGAACGTCACCGCCGACACGTGCAGGAAGGGCGTATCGTGTTCGGAGATGGTCTCGAGCTGCGAAGCGCTAACCAACTCTCCCACGCTGTAGTTGCTGCGGCTAAGGAAGTCGTAGTTGATGACCTGTGCGGCGCTAGCGGGGGTCTCCCAGTCGAGGCGATGGCTGCCGACTCCCATTTGGGCCGCGAGCGCCTGGAACTCGTCGCGATAGTTGAAGGTGAAGCGCTGCAGGGTATAGAAGTCGCTGAGGAGACGCAGCCGACAGCCCACGGCAGAGGATTGCTTCAGTTCTGCGAGCAGTTCCCGGAGTCCACTGAGGGCCTGTCGCGGACTTCCCGCATGCTGCAGATCGAGAACATCGCGTAGTTCCCTGGCGGCAGCGGAGTTGGGATCGGTGCCAGCATACAGCAGCCCGAGAGCCGCCTGCACGAGGACGGGGGAGACGGCCACGTTGACATTCGGCTGACTCCTTCCCAGCCTGGAGGAGAGTCGCAGCCCGAAGCGATAGTTGGAGGCactggctgcggctgctcccGGACTGCCCGAGGCCTCGCCACCGACTGCCAGCTGCTGGATAGCCAACAGCGTCAGTATCACAGCCAGAGTTAGGCCGGAGAGTGGGTGTCGTCTCCAGTGAGTATTGATCATGCTTCCAGTTGGGGGCGGGCTGGGGCTATTCCAAGCTTTGGCTTTCGTAGTTAGTGGTCCAGTGGCTTAGACGCAACTAAGCGTCGCGACGTCAGACGACGCACGAGCTCTCATTCATGGAAATTCAAAACACTTCGAGACATTGAGTCGGTCCACAAAAAATTGATTGTGAAGCGAAAAGCTCGGCATTGAAATTCTTTAGCGATACCGAGGGGTATACCGAGTCGTCATGGCGGAGCGCCGgagaacaaacaacaaatcgAACCCCACAATCAAattgagagggagagatagagagagaaatacgcttttagagagagggagtgatTCTATCCAGTTTTCTTATCGCGCACGAAACGATTTCAAGATCAGGCTttgactctccctctctgtcatTGTCTCAGTGGGCTTCTCTACACTCAGAAAAAACGTCTACAAGCATTGAGCCACGAACATTAGACACAGATGGGTATGAACTTGGTCAGCCTTGGGGATGGTGGACCCAGAGAAAAAGAGcatatactaaatataaatatatttaatatttaattttgggtgtgtttctttttactACCATTTTACGTTCGTATATTCGAGTCTTATTCCATGGCTAACAATTAGTGCGTGCTTTTCTAGCGCCTTTTTTCTTCAAGTGCAGGCAACCTTGGCTGGAGGCTATTAATTATGGCCAGCTTTCAGCGGGTATTCCAATTACTCATCTGGCTTGCCTCGGCTGCCACTCGGGCtttcccctctctctatcgctcgATTCAGATACACTCGTAGTGCGCATGAGGAAGTTCTTCTCGATTTGAAAAATGATTGAGAAATTCGCTTTTTATTTATAGCCACTCTAGTGAGGCAATGGgctgtttctgtggctgtgtctgtgtctgtgcctgtgcctgtggcagGGCCGGGCCAGGCGTATGGCTGAGATCGTGGCTGGCTCCCCAAACGGGTTTGCCAACTTACAGAAGCAGGCGAACAGCAATCGCTGGAAATTCAGAATCAAAATCAGCGACAGAACGAGAATTCACGTGTATGGCTGGGAAAAGGCACCCACCGCCTTGGAATCGGAATCCCAGTCTCATCTGAAGGTGCAGGTGCAAGGGCAGTAGGGGAGGATAGAAAGGTTATCGGTTATAGAGCGAAAGGTTATTCGCAGCGAAGTAGTCCAGGAATATGAGTATTATTCACTTTATAATATGTTTCACAAATGCATCGTTCTCTAGCCTATAGTGTGTCGCAGGATTGAGTGAGGGGAGTCGCGTAGAGTGCGAGGGGGGCCATCTTAGGCCATCGCCGTGGGCTGCAGCACGTGGCCGATGAAGAGCACCGAGTCGGGAGTGCGGAGGGCAAAGACGAACGGATGATCGGCATTGAACTCCCGCGACTTGACGGGCAGAGAGAGTGGCACGAACTTGGCATCTGGAGAGGGCGAGGGGAGAGAGGAAGTCAAATTAGTCCTGGAATGGGAAATCCTatcgagagagagggagaggagtaCTCACAtgaagctgccgctgcctcggaTCCTGCCTCGTTCACGTTGAGGAAGGCCTTCTGCAGGATCTTGGACACCCGCACGGGGCGGTCCAGCATTTTTGTGACCTGAGAGCTGCGTGTGAACATCTCGCGGACGCCGAGCTGCTGCAGGGGCTCCGTCATGTCCTGTTCGAACTGGATGCGGAACTTGGGGATCCTAATGGTCACCGTCTCCTGGCGCAGGCGCGCCGCAATCCTATTGAGATCGTTCTGGGGACGGGCCAGTTGCTGCTCGAGCTGGGCCAGGCCATCCACTTGGTAGGGGAGGAGGATCAGCATGCTGACCTCACTGTCGGCGTAGGGCATCTCCAGGGCAGTGGCGCCAAGGTCCGGGAGATCCGCATAGCCGAACACGTCGTCATTGAACATCATGGCCACGTTGCTGGGGGCGCCGCTTCCACGCCGGAACTTGCCGGAAATCGTATCCGTGGCGGAGAACTCGGTGGCCCAGCGGGCCTTGAAGTAAATGGCGTTCACCAGCATCGCCTCCGTCTGGCCATCGATGTCGCTGGGGGTGACTAGTTCCCGAATCTTGTTTCGAGTCTTGTCTGACACCCAGGCGTTTATCCAGCCAGCCGTCTCCCTGGAGCGGCCCATATCGACGGGCTCAATGCCCGAGGAATAGTAGTATTCGGCGTACTCCGGGTAGTCATGATTGATACCCCCCATATTCTTGTTGTAGAACATCCGGCTGGCCATGGTCAGCTCCGCGCtctgcagctgccgccgctgcttgATCAGCTGTCGGAAGTCCTGCCCCACGGCCTGCGGATCGGGGCCGAATTctcctgcctgctgcagctcctgggCGGTCCGGCCCTCGGAGGCCCCATAGATCATGCCGAGCAGCGCGTGCACCGATACTGGCGAGAAGACCAAATTCTGTCTCTGCGATCTGCTGGCGATCGGCTGGAAGAGCTTCGAGCTGAAGCGATCCTTGAAGCTTTGCTTGGCCGGAGGTCGCGTGGGACTGTTGGAGACCGTGGGCAGCGGCACCTCATTGGCACCCAGCACATTGGCCGGCTGTCTCTGGGGCGGTATCTGGCTGTTGGGATTTTGGGGCTGTCTCTCCTGGCTGTTTCCCGGCGGCTGGACCTCCTCCAGTGGCCGTTGGTTGTCTGGCGGGCCCTGGGGCTGCGGCAGGACTTGCCCCTGAGCTCTGGCCGTTGACGGAGACGCGACTGCTCCTCCAAATCGCGATGCGAGGTTGACGGCGTATGTCCCCCGGTAATGGGATTGAGCAGCCACGAGGTAGGGGCCCATCATCAGGAGCAGGATTACTGAAATCGGAACAGAGATTGGAGTACAGATCGCGCCGCAAGAAATGCTCTTCCTCTGCTTACTGCATTTGCTTGCCATTTTTGCTGTTATCTCAGCCGCTTGACCCGTTGTTACGTTACTGCTTACGTCCCTCCGCTTTTCCactatatttaaataaatataaataaattcctTGTCGTCGTCCGGCCTGCTGGGGTGTAGTGCTGAGACGATCAGCACGATTGCAGCTTTAATACAAAACTGATCATTCGCCCGTCCCAGGGGCGAGCTCGGACTAAGAGATGATCGCAGATCGCAGATGGCAGAGAGAAgcgcgagacagagagagagagaaccggTCCAGAACACGACTGAGGCTATAGCATACACTCGTACATATGCTATATGCTGGGATAGGatcggagagcagcagcagcagagcgatCCGGCAAACCAGTTGAGCGG is a window of Drosophila pseudoobscura strain MV-25-SWS-2005 chromosome 3, UCI_Dpse_MV25, whole genome shotgun sequence DNA encoding:
- the LOC6898105 gene encoding uncharacterized protein produces the protein MTYDCNMERIRLRGLAEAQPQARAGRVPFHLQPHTAQYPPTAQIQGRSGGSLRKAAFDQRTTASGRANSSAPSFKSKQLVTALAVASAQTAAPGAPALRPAKAPAGGKMTREFLPRVAGLARRGQLPPTQVNQFKTSLARSGPNKKMPRTVVQNLRVLENRTATTCGSGDASDLIDQISERHAEWMAEMPKSSFTYFGRTDNDVNAPLMEDHFPDGRTTRRGSTFSEKTHDVAFNLASGPEKSEVPIPSASLVASDQAAVDAFAESYQKLVVGHNHLKKKLAKLTLLNRWGANIQCIIDPLEDAEGGGPPPILPTPAKPSTKTTTNAKANEAKVKEEQDYESSSSYYTPPTSFRSISRIHQRLTIRKMELRHVTGEAMVMQECRTFARVQTFGVIEEYSLNLNSIMNAMNPEPDPDPNSDPYTEKDQEIILLPTPVPAADSNAAPCGAGAGAYSDIIQQMNTMCRIAHEKMVKNANNDKEKDIWAQFFTEMGPRFIRSASTGNRETEIPSCEFLDLLHSRAPMHSMLTCLTSNGISTQAPEYEGENGWTSTMVERLLVTALSSLPIPIKVHTGTQTEMPEDQPRPTTPRRSGPKATRQVTVDKKGVEVFKRVLVGTTQMLLFIMLIVACSYPEIRCLPN
- the Spn43Aa gene encoding serine protease inhibitor 42Dd; the encoded protein is MNRWLTFLLLVGVLSVPGGWGNTIQERNLFATELFQTLATDRQDENVIISPVSIQLALGLAYYGAEGRTATELQKTLHASAKESKDGLAETYHRLLHSYIKSKTVLEIANKVYTRENLKVASHFREVAQKYFDSDVEALDFSRETEAVDRINAWVKQETQDKIERVVDSLEPDTNVALVNAIYFKARWARPFNDEDTRDRDFWLGERQSIQVPTMFADNWYYYADYPELDAKAIELFFENINMTMWFILPNQRTGLRSLEEKLKGVDFKLLEDRWQWQSVSVYLPKFKFEFDTDLKPTLNKMGISAMFSDSADFSNIFEDSPIGTRISKVQHKTFIDVNEIGCEAAGVSYAAGVPMSLPLDPKTFVADHPFVFIIRDQHAVYFTGHIVKF
- the LOC26532422 gene encoding uncharacterized protein, with the translated sequence MDRSNMKLVAVLLFVFALIQAAFQEATPERLCPNTCPTPDGTMVCAFNGCYFNTELCTIKIFNCARKVKGMSVVKLVSDKQCNNETHTPYCTAVTF
- the Spn43Ab gene encoding serine protease inhibitor 42Dd, whose translation is MAVIVSCLLLFLVSLSHAKTNAGFDPSIDRNLLAADLYNAVGADHLNENVVISPASIQSSMALAFVGAKGQTASELQQGLRLGPGDVDQVSQRFGSYQQSLTRDNNLRLANNIYINENLEFKGSFRDVAQRQFDSNIDKLDFHPPYNKRTADGINRAIATKTNGKITDILAAELLNDRTEGVIVNGVSFAAPWQKAFKLDKTEKRSFRTGNGQSVRVDTMWTLQNFNYAEVRTLDAKVVELPYQNADFSMLLLLPNRKDGLRSLQQSLVGKNLLAEIGEMSQQKVEVLLPKFSVTFGLGLEKPFKQLGVHTMFSRDGDFSNMYRMFVSHFINAVEHKANVEVSEAGVEQPLESGVLKGLFSRSKKFEADHPFVFAVKYRDSIAFIGHIANYAYV
- the Spn43Ad gene encoding antichymotrypsin-2; translated protein: MINTHWRRHPLSGLTLAVILTLLAIQQLAVGGEASGSPGAAAASASNYRFGLRLSSRLGRSQPNVNVAVSPVLVQAALGLLYAGTDPNSAAARELRDVLDLQHAGSPRQALSGLRELLAELKQSSAVGCRLRLLSDFYTLQRFTFNYRDEFQALAAQMGVGSHRLDWETPASAAQVINYDFLSRSNYSVGELVSASQLETISEHDTPFLHVSAVTFRAPWAQSFDPDETQRINFFSEGQRPKLVEAMFGQHRFRYAEVAALDAELIELPFATADLRLLLIFPRRADGLSELEQQLGKYDLQYLRGQMQERKIALTLPKFQVLVHAQLAKVLKESGLTRLFTAEAQLSEVFSSLLASSAPHLGEMAQSTLLELQEEGGSAGDSFSFGDLFRRALPLVINHPFFYAIGNDKTLLLAGHIVDI